A window of the Paenibacillus woosongensis genome harbors these coding sequences:
- a CDS encoding biotin transporter BioY: MKIKDMMYVALFAAIMAVLGLLPPIPLPFIPVPITVQTLGVMLAGSILGARLGGLSLLIFAIIVLAGAPLLSGGRGGLSVLASPTGGYFLSWPIAAFLIGYMVQRMGARINLWKLILINVVGGILIIYAVGIPYMSFMTDVPLGKAIIGNIAFIPGDLLKVVVSSLIAIRMLKVSPVMLRQANSRSHKA; the protein is encoded by the coding sequence ATGAAAATCAAAGATATGATGTATGTGGCTTTATTTGCCGCAATCATGGCTGTTTTAGGTTTATTGCCTCCTATTCCGCTCCCGTTCATCCCTGTGCCGATTACAGTTCAAACGTTGGGAGTCATGTTGGCCGGCAGTATTCTAGGCGCTAGATTAGGAGGTTTAAGTCTGCTTATCTTCGCAATCATCGTCCTCGCAGGAGCGCCTCTATTGTCCGGTGGAAGAGGAGGCTTGTCCGTCCTGGCCAGTCCAACCGGAGGTTACTTCTTAAGCTGGCCGATCGCTGCATTTTTGATCGGATACATGGTGCAGCGCATGGGCGCACGCATCAATCTCTGGAAATTGATATTGATTAATGTGGTTGGCGGAATCCTGATCATTTATGCCGTCGGCATCCCTTACATGTCCTTTATGACGGATGTACCGCTTGGGAAAGCCATTATTGGCAACATCGCCTTTATCCCTGGCGATCTGCTCAAGGTCGTTGTATCTTCACTGATTGCGATCAGAATGCTGAAGGTAAGTCCAGTTATGCTCCGCCAGGCGAACAGCCGCTCAC